From a region of the Methanolobus tindarius DSM 2278 genome:
- a CDS encoding ABC transporter permease: protein MPGFIQDFPVPISQIPSVHVYYRNPGFCLIILLAMCFSSFSMCLASLLKTREKMMGIGQMITMPLFFGSNAIYPITLMPPWLQSVSKLNPLTYVVDALRALLLTGDYSNIPDDIAFLSVITFVLVILASISISRLLE from the coding sequence TTGCCAGGTTTCATACAGGATTTCCCTGTCCCCATCAGCCAGATCCCCTCCGTCCATGTATATTACAGGAATCCCGGTTTTTGTCTGATAATCTTGCTTGCAATGTGTTTTTCAAGTTTCTCTATGTGCCTTGCATCATTGCTGAAAACCAGGGAAAAGATGATGGGAATAGGCCAGATGATAACTATGCCATTGTTTTTTGGTAGCAATGCAATCTATCCCATAACCCTGATGCCACCATGGCTTCAGTCTGTGTCTAAACTTAATCCTTTAACCTATGTGGTTGATGCACTTAGAGCCCTTCTTCTGACCGGAGATTATTCAAATATTCCTGATGACATAGCATTTCTGTCTGTAATCACTTTCGTTCTTGTAATCCTTGCTTCAATTTCCATTAGCAGATTGCTTGAATAA
- a CDS encoding FecCD family ABC transporter permease, whose translation MNYVQGDIASQYKEHTGRKATCIIAGIALVMAIAVISIATGTVAIPVTDVVRTLTGYTVSTTFDSIVWNIRLPQILTAIVAGAGLAITGVVMQSILRNPLGSPFTLGISNASAFGAAFSIMLLGTGSTSSSDIIINNPYITTIAAFSSAMLVTFVILMFAKLRGNTSETMILVGVAMGSLFSAGTMFLQYFADETQLSSIVFWAFGDTARASWSELGLISAVVIVASIYFALNRWKYNAIDAGDDTAKGLGVDVDKVRIRGMMCASLVTATTVAFLGVIGFVGLICPHMARRLIGDDHRFLLTGSIVAGSLLLLSADTIARVIIQPYQLPVAVLTSFLGAPAFIYLILKGKRIR comes from the coding sequence ATGAACTATGTGCAAGGGGACATAGCCAGTCAATACAAAGAGCACACCGGCAGGAAAGCAACCTGCATAATAGCAGGGATTGCGCTTGTCATGGCAATTGCAGTAATTTCAATAGCAACGGGAACTGTAGCTATTCCAGTTACAGATGTAGTAAGGACGCTTACAGGTTATACGGTTTCAACCACCTTTGACAGTATAGTCTGGAACATACGCCTTCCTCAAATACTCACAGCTATTGTAGCAGGTGCCGGATTGGCTATTACCGGAGTGGTTATGCAATCTATTCTACGTAATCCTCTTGGTTCCCCTTTCACATTAGGTATTTCAAACGCTTCCGCCTTTGGAGCAGCATTTTCTATTATGCTCCTGGGCACAGGAAGCACCAGCAGTAGTGATATAATCATAAATAACCCCTACATAACAACTATCGCTGCATTCTCATCTGCGATGCTTGTTACTTTTGTCATCCTCATGTTTGCAAAATTAAGAGGAAATACCTCTGAAACAATGATACTCGTAGGAGTGGCAATGGGCTCTCTTTTTTCAGCAGGAACAATGTTCCTTCAGTACTTTGCGGATGAAACTCAGCTATCATCTATAGTGTTCTGGGCCTTTGGGGACACAGCAAGAGCAAGCTGGAGTGAACTTGGACTTATTTCTGCTGTTGTTATTGTAGCAAGCATATATTTTGCATTGAACCGCTGGAAATACAATGCCATCGATGCAGGCGATGATACTGCAAAAGGCCTTGGAGTGGACGTGGATAAAGTAAGAATCAGGGGGATGATGTGTGCTTCCCTTGTAACAGCCACAACCGTGGCATTCCTTGGAGTCATCGGTTTTGTGGGACTAATTTGTCCTCACATGGCACGGCGGCTTATTGGTGACGACCACAGATTTCTTTTAACAGGCAGTATCGTAGCTGGCTCACTACTACTGCTTAGCGCTGACACCATAGCCAGAGTCATAATACAGCCATATCAGCTTCCGGTTGCTGTTCTTACATCTTTTTTGGGAGCACCTGCATTTATTTATCTTATACTGAAAGGAAAACGAATTAGGTGA